From a region of the Solirubrobacterales bacterium genome:
- a CDS encoding PqqD family protein, which translates to MESSIMDAPLRPNRPDVIDETFDGEAVLVNLDNGCYYALSPAATVLWNLCADGRSARSLLASSDATEESIEAFVAQFKAEGLLVSGGVDAGPAEQRAEVGGDPTIEKFTDMQELLMLDPIHDIDLDADGWPVAPAA; encoded by the coding sequence ATGGAAAGCAGCATCATGGACGCGCCGCTTCGTCCCAATCGCCCAGACGTCATCGACGAGACCTTCGACGGCGAGGCCGTGCTTGTAAACCTCGACAACGGTTGCTACTACGCGCTCAGCCCGGCGGCCACCGTGCTCTGGAATCTCTGTGCCGACGGCCGCAGCGCGCGCTCGCTGCTTGCAAGCAGTGACGCGACCGAGGAGTCGATCGAGGCGTTCGTCGCGCAGTTCAAGGCAGAGGGCCTGCTGGTCTCGGGCGGGGTGGACGCCGGGCCGGCCGAGCAGCGCGCCGAAGTTGGCGGCGACCCGACGATCGAGAAGTTCACAGACATGCAGGAACTGCTCATGCTCGACCCGATCCACGACATCGACCTCGACGCCGATGGTTGGCCGGTGGCGCCAGCCGCGTGA
- a CDS encoding alpha/beta hydrolase, whose protein sequence is MTYVDLVAELDGVTTLAANPPGFAQNAPPPGLTYATTEYAELIERLAAAERIDMLAGHSLSANILIEVAARNNFTGPIVLLDPCLRFRNEYRSVRLLRRLERVPPLAKRAYAATTKSFPESMKGLIRPERLDEIVTDMQKTPPEQNRAVINGYFDHLEQYGTLAARLADARGEIHYVRGDAESIGFDREDIEKIVAQENVTTHAVTNSDHFTMLDNPKEVSEILVAALDLAGGRDL, encoded by the coding sequence ATGACTTACGTAGATCTCGTCGCTGAACTCGACGGAGTCACAACCCTCGCCGCTAACCCGCCGGGCTTCGCGCAGAACGCGCCGCCACCCGGCCTCACCTACGCAACCACCGAATACGCCGAGCTGATCGAAAGGCTCGCAGCGGCAGAGCGCATCGACATGCTCGCCGGCCACTCGCTCAGCGCCAACATCCTCATCGAGGTCGCCGCCCGCAACAACTTCACCGGGCCGATTGTCCTGCTCGATCCCTGCCTGCGCTTTCGCAATGAGTACCGCAGCGTTCGCCTGCTGCGACGCCTCGAGCGGGTCCCTCCGCTGGCAAAGCGCGCCTACGCCGCGACGACCAAGAGCTTTCCGGAATCGATGAAGGGGCTGATTCGCCCCGAGCGCCTCGACGAGATCGTCACCGACATGCAAAAGACTCCGCCCGAGCAGAACCGCGCCGTGATCAACGGCTACTTCGATCACCTCGAGCAGTACGGAACGCTCGCGGCTCGCCTGGCCGACGCGCGCGGAGAGATCCACTACGTGCGCGGCGACGCCGAGTCGATCGGCTTTGACCGCGAGGACATCGAGAAGATCGTCGCCCAGGAGAACGTCACCACGCACGCGGTCACAAACTCCGACCACTTCACGATGCTCGACAACCCCAAAGAGGTTTCTGAGATTCTCGTCGCGGCCCTGGATCTAGCCGGTGGCCGAGACCTCTGA
- a CDS encoding glycosyltransferase, with amino-acid sequence MSNNLSVIMPVFNCEQWVEDAVRSVVENADRLLELIVVDDGSADRSAEIVESMPGPITLIRQANAGPSAARNAGMRAASGSIIGFLDADDIWVAGSPDERRVAIEDGADVAFARVQVLMGNPPNPFSDPTHAVSIPSIFVTRTVIDCVGELDESIVHGEDVDWVMRMKEAGLRAVHVDQVAFNYRMRPGSLTRDRAVNRPAIVHRLKDSLERRGKIGSHEA; translated from the coding sequence ATGAGCAACAACCTTTCGGTGATCATGCCGGTGTTCAACTGCGAGCAGTGGGTTGAGGACGCGGTCCGCAGCGTCGTTGAGAACGCCGACCGCCTGCTCGAGCTGATCGTTGTAGATGACGGCTCGGCCGACCGCAGCGCGGAGATTGTCGAATCGATGCCCGGCCCGATCACGCTGATTCGGCAGGCCAACGCCGGACCTTCAGCTGCGCGCAACGCCGGCATGCGGGCGGCGAGCGGCTCGATCATCGGCTTTCTCGATGCCGACGACATCTGGGTCGCCGGTTCGCCCGACGAGCGCCGCGTCGCGATCGAGGACGGCGCCGACGTCGCGTTCGCGCGCGTCCAGGTGCTGATGGGCAATCCCCCGAACCCCTTTTCAGACCCGACCCACGCGGTGTCGATTCCGAGCATCTTCGTCACGCGCACGGTGATCGATTGCGTCGGCGAGCTCGACGAATCGATCGTTCACGGCGAGGACGTTGACTGGGTGATGCGCATGAAGGAGGCGGGGCTGAGGGCGGTGCACGTTGACCAGGTCGCCTTTAACTATCGAATGAGACCGGGATCGCTGACCCGCGACCGCGCGGTCAATCGGCCGGCGATCGTTCACCGCCTGAAGGATTCGCTCGAGCGCCGCGGCAAGATCGGGAGCCACGAAGCATGA
- a CDS encoding alkylphosphonate utilization protein: MNQTAPTCPSCQSEYTYELNGLQVCSMCSHEWSLIATDGPAASEPVIKDAAGVPLTDGDTVTVIKDLKVKGAGGPIKRGTKVRNIRLVNGVGDHDIDCKVDGFGPMQLKSSVVKKA, from the coding sequence GTGAATCAAACAGCTCCGACATGCCCCTCCTGCCAGAGCGAATACACCTACGAGCTGAATGGCCTTCAGGTCTGCTCGATGTGTTCGCACGAATGGTCGCTGATCGCAACCGATGGGCCCGCCGCGAGTGAGCCAGTCATCAAGGACGCCGCCGGCGTGCCGCTGACCGACGGCGACACCGTCACTGTGATCAAGGACCTCAAGGTCAAGGGCGCGGGCGGACCGATCAAGCGCGGCACCAAGGTGCGCAACATCCGCCTCGTGAATGGCGTCGGCGACCACGACATCGACTGCAAGGTCGATGGGTTCGGACCGATGCAGCTCAAGTCGAGCGTCGTAAAGAAGGCTTAG
- a CDS encoding DUF3427 domain-containing protein — MESLSPGPRDELVTRRLRRVLASMDADAVVESPLGESEAPERLAIHLKNELRRILIDLDEDPAAIATLVNELLDKVPELGPEDGVEVPPAKLVGIKRKSPLGDFEPLPALPATPFSQSDLLVNASGQPNFGSELKAELESAKDVDLICAFVIWSGVRHIRPALEELVSRGGRVRVITTTYMGATEKDAVDALVEVGAEVKVAMDARTTKLHAKSWLLHREGGLNTAFVGSSNLSHTALFDGLEWNVRLSETDAGHLLDRIQMTFESHWESEYFVDYDPEVNGEQFEKALDGNLRRASGEVIPISFAGLDVIPRDYQERMLEALTVERTRHDRHRNLVVSATGTGKTVVAALDYKQLCAQYGEDLSLLFVAHREQIIEQSLATFRAVLRDGSFGGIHGGGRRVSGRHVFGMINSLGKDRLASIDPTEFDVVIVDEFHHAKAPSYERLLNHLEPRELLGLTATPERMDGQDVTEWFDNRIAVELRLWEAIDEGFLVPFQYFGIADGTDLSSVTWRRGGYLAAELSDVYTGDKARVSKLLNSIQRIVYKPETMRALGFCVSVEHAAFMAREFTDAGLPSVSVDGNTPQEERAKVLAGLRAGSIRCVFSVDVLGEGVDVPDVDTIFLLRPTSSATVFTQQLGRGLRTADGKSHLTVIDMIGQQRREFRFDDRLRAIVDVRHGPMREQVESGFPFLPSGCTIDFDRQSTELVVENLKQAASRTKWAVLVAELKRSPEVELGDFLAQQAIEPEDLYRRGSWAKLRRDAGLAGSEALSAIQSKFDSTARSLLHIDDPERVAKYSKWLRSSAPPFLKRLDERDRRLFTMLAWGLGSGDSGFDSMQDFAGAFWSEQAIREELVSILELLDARSATLGQPSGLRADIPLTLHAQYTRNEIVAALAYGSEVSPPPTREGILWSKNSNADAFFIDLKKNEKDYSPTTLYRDFAINRSLFHWESQSSQHPGTPTVQRYINHAERDSSILLFVRERKKNAFRTLPYTFLGPATYVRHSGERPVQFTWRLPRPMPEELFEIARSVAVA, encoded by the coding sequence ATGGAGTCGCTAAGTCCAGGGCCTCGGGACGAGCTCGTCACCCGCCGCCTTCGCCGCGTTCTTGCCTCAATGGACGCAGACGCCGTAGTCGAGTCGCCCCTGGGCGAGTCCGAGGCGCCGGAGCGACTTGCCATTCATTTGAAGAATGAGCTGCGCAGAATCCTCATCGATTTGGATGAGGATCCGGCGGCGATCGCAACCCTTGTAAACGAGTTGCTGGACAAGGTCCCCGAGCTGGGTCCCGAGGACGGCGTCGAAGTACCTCCGGCCAAGCTCGTCGGAATCAAGCGGAAGTCTCCGCTGGGAGATTTCGAGCCACTCCCGGCGCTTCCGGCTACACCGTTCAGTCAGAGCGATCTGCTCGTTAACGCGTCCGGGCAGCCCAACTTTGGATCCGAGCTCAAGGCGGAGCTCGAGTCGGCGAAAGACGTAGACCTCATTTGCGCGTTCGTGATTTGGTCAGGCGTTCGACACATCCGGCCCGCGCTTGAGGAGCTCGTAAGCAGGGGCGGTCGAGTGCGAGTGATCACCACCACTTACATGGGGGCGACAGAGAAGGACGCCGTCGATGCGCTGGTTGAGGTCGGGGCCGAGGTCAAGGTTGCGATGGATGCCCGTACTACGAAACTTCACGCCAAGTCGTGGCTGCTCCATCGCGAAGGCGGATTGAACACGGCTTTCGTCGGCTCTTCGAATCTCTCGCACACAGCTCTCTTCGACGGGCTTGAGTGGAACGTTCGGCTCTCCGAAACCGACGCCGGACATCTTCTGGACCGCATCCAGATGACGTTCGAAAGCCACTGGGAATCCGAGTACTTCGTCGACTACGACCCCGAGGTCAACGGCGAGCAGTTCGAAAAGGCATTGGACGGCAACTTGCGGCGCGCCAGTGGCGAGGTGATTCCGATTTCGTTCGCCGGCCTCGATGTCATCCCGCGCGATTACCAAGAGCGGATGCTCGAGGCGTTGACGGTGGAGCGGACTCGACATGATCGCCACCGGAACCTGGTCGTCTCGGCCACCGGAACCGGCAAAACGGTAGTCGCGGCACTTGACTACAAGCAGCTTTGCGCTCAGTACGGCGAGGATCTCTCGCTCCTGTTCGTGGCCCATCGCGAGCAGATCATCGAGCAGTCGTTGGCGACGTTTCGAGCCGTGCTGCGTGATGGCTCATTTGGCGGCATCCACGGGGGCGGCCGTCGCGTATCTGGTCGCCACGTTTTCGGAATGATCAACTCGCTCGGCAAAGATCGGCTGGCGAGTATCGATCCAACGGAATTCGACGTTGTGATCGTGGATGAGTTCCACCACGCAAAAGCACCTTCGTACGAACGACTACTGAATCACTTGGAACCGCGCGAGTTGCTTGGTCTCACCGCGACTCCAGAGCGCATGGACGGTCAAGACGTGACGGAATGGTTCGACAATCGAATCGCGGTTGAGTTGCGCCTGTGGGAGGCCATCGACGAGGGATTTCTCGTCCCGTTCCAGTACTTCGGCATTGCCGATGGCACGGACTTGTCGTCGGTGACCTGGCGGCGTGGCGGCTACCTCGCGGCCGAGCTGAGCGATGTATACACCGGCGACAAGGCGCGCGTTTCCAAGTTGCTCAACTCGATCCAGCGAATCGTGTACAAGCCGGAGACGATGCGCGCGCTCGGGTTCTGCGTGTCTGTCGAACATGCTGCGTTCATGGCTCGAGAGTTCACAGACGCCGGATTGCCGAGTGTTTCGGTAGACGGAAACACTCCGCAGGAAGAACGCGCAAAGGTTCTCGCCGGACTGCGCGCAGGGAGTATCCGGTGCGTTTTTTCTGTCGACGTGCTTGGCGAGGGGGTCGATGTGCCGGACGTGGACACAATCTTTTTGCTTCGACCCACGTCGTCCGCGACGGTGTTCACCCAGCAGCTGGGACGAGGCCTTCGCACCGCCGACGGCAAGAGCCACCTGACCGTGATCGACATGATCGGGCAGCAGCGACGTGAGTTTCGGTTTGACGATCGTCTGCGCGCGATTGTGGACGTGCGGCATGGCCCGATGCGAGAACAGGTCGAGTCTGGATTTCCGTTCTTGCCGTCCGGGTGCACAATTGACTTCGACAGGCAGAGCACGGAGCTGGTTGTCGAGAACTTGAAGCAGGCTGCGAGCCGCACGAAATGGGCCGTGCTCGTTGCGGAGCTCAAACGCAGTCCCGAAGTCGAGCTCGGCGACTTTCTCGCCCAGCAGGCGATAGAGCCTGAGGATCTGTATCGCCGCGGTTCCTGGGCGAAGCTTCGTCGCGATGCAGGGCTAGCCGGCAGTGAAGCGCTGTCGGCGATTCAGAGCAAGTTCGACTCGACAGCTAGAAGCCTTCTTCACATCGACGATCCCGAGCGCGTCGCGAAGTACTCCAAATGGCTTAGATCTTCAGCACCCCCGTTCCTCAAGAGACTCGACGAACGCGACCGAAGGCTGTTCACAATGTTGGCCTGGGGGCTCGGTTCGGGCGACAGTGGATTTGACTCGATGCAGGATTTCGCAGGCGCGTTCTGGAGTGAGCAAGCGATTCGAGAAGAGCTGGTCAGCATTCTTGAGCTCTTGGATGCTCGCTCGGCAACTCTCGGTCAGCCATCCGGGCTCCGTGCCGACATCCCACTTACGCTCCATGCGCAATACACACGAAACGAAATCGTCGCCGCGCTCGCGTACGGAAGTGAGGTTTCGCCACCTCCGACGCGCGAGGGAATTCTCTGGTCGAAGAATTCGAACGCGGATGCCTTCTTCATCGACCTTAAAAAGAACGAGAAGGATTACTCGCCAACCACGCTCTATCGAGATTTTGCGATCAATCGTTCGCTGTTCCATTGGGAGTCGCAGTCGTCTCAGCACCCCGGCACTCCGACCGTTCAGCGATACATCAACCATGCGGAACGAGACTCGAGCATCTTGCTGTTCGTGCGGGAGCGAAAGAAGAACGCATTCAGGACTCTTCCGTACACGTTCCTGGGGCCGGCGACCTACGTCCGCCACTCGGGGGAGCGGCCTGTTCAGTTCACTTGGAGGCTTCCTCGGCCAATGCCTGAGGAGCTGTTTGAGATTGCGCGGAGCGTTGCGGTGGCATGA
- a CDS encoding acetylxylan esterase: protein MRKSLMLICGVLMALAVPTTANAAISTVFNDAAAPLSCTVQPTTNYRFCGTSAGTTVPSFDGTPIDVSVSFPADAGGADNNFPLMGIYHGWGGTKILPSSSQTSRWLAQGYAVVSITDRGWGGSCGGPSSTPKAAPCTSGYIHLMSNASEVRDAQYLMGMLADDGVIDGQKIAAMGGSYGGAMSAQLATLKDRTQLPDNSLVPWESPADGLPMTIAAALPEYTWSNLPQSLMPNGSGFDYVTASPYLGPNGDRRVGVDKQYWNGQLNLAGSLLGYYAPETGPGFPDQTANIKRWFQLISTGGPYDNNAEVDAMLNELQTNHSSAGVDDSVAPAPMLLSSGWNDDLFPVSEALRLYNKVRSNNSTTPVKIYGMDYGHAPRSNGPTVDAAAFGADFAGLMAAQNAWVNYYVQGIGSAPADQFGGVTIATSKCSGTTRVAGDVSTASNWANLAVGDVTIAGSAAQTIVPGTNPASQFTSGTVCANSANANNTAGAATYESPVVSGGGYTLAGSPSVDATLTVNGANDQIVSRLYDVDTTTDPVSQKLIARGVYRPVSVGDGPSRESFQLYPQAWKVNDGHKLKLELLSSDSQYMRPSQNVTQKPITVQDLTLNVPTLDDVGDADGAVGEPQPRTLAAGFDFTADALNSDVVAPTTTDNVPATSATPVSVTLTGSDIGISGVAATYYTLGAAPATPTNASALYNPFSKPVLQNGEKIKYFSVDRSGNVETVRESIAASVVPAIPAVPVVPVPAKLSVTAKRKGTVKIGRTISLTLSSKAAGVKVSSVKYSYKWTAGKKTVGKKSKLKLTKKMKGKKIKVVVTAKRAGYKTGTKTVTITSKLK from the coding sequence ATGCGCAAGAGCCTCATGCTCATCTGTGGCGTTCTGATGGCACTTGCAGTGCCAACGACCGCCAACGCAGCCATCAGCACTGTCTTCAACGACGCAGCAGCGCCGTTGTCATGCACCGTGCAGCCAACGACCAACTACCGCTTCTGCGGCACTTCGGCCGGCACAACTGTTCCAAGCTTCGACGGCACGCCGATCGACGTCTCGGTCTCATTCCCGGCGGACGCCGGCGGGGCCGACAACAACTTCCCGCTCATGGGGATCTACCACGGTTGGGGCGGAACCAAGATCCTCCCGTCCAGCTCGCAGACCTCACGTTGGCTCGCACAGGGCTACGCGGTGGTCAGCATCACCGACCGCGGTTGGGGTGGATCCTGCGGCGGCCCCAGCAGCACTCCAAAGGCCGCGCCGTGCACGAGTGGATACATCCACCTGATGAGCAACGCGTCCGAAGTTCGTGACGCGCAGTATCTGATGGGCATGCTCGCCGATGACGGCGTGATCGACGGCCAGAAGATTGCCGCAATGGGCGGCTCATACGGCGGAGCGATGTCGGCTCAACTCGCGACGCTGAAGGACCGCACGCAGCTACCCGACAACTCGCTCGTGCCGTGGGAAAGCCCCGCGGACGGGCTGCCAATGACGATCGCGGCGGCGCTCCCGGAGTACACCTGGAGCAACCTGCCCCAGTCGCTCATGCCCAACGGCAGCGGGTTTGACTACGTCACTGCCAGCCCGTACCTCGGACCCAATGGCGACCGCCGCGTTGGCGTTGACAAGCAATACTGGAACGGCCAGCTGAACCTGGCCGGCTCTCTGCTTGGTTACTACGCGCCAGAGACAGGACCGGGATTTCCCGACCAGACCGCCAACATCAAGCGCTGGTTCCAGTTGATCAGCACGGGTGGTCCCTATGACAACAACGCCGAAGTCGATGCGATGCTCAACGAGCTGCAGACCAACCACAGCTCGGCCGGCGTTGACGATTCGGTCGCGCCCGCACCGATGCTCTTGAGCAGCGGCTGGAACGACGACCTCTTCCCGGTCAGCGAAGCGCTTCGTCTTTACAACAAGGTCCGCAGCAACAACTCGACTACGCCGGTGAAAATCTACGGGATGGATTACGGCCACGCGCCGCGCTCGAACGGCCCGACCGTTGACGCCGCGGCATTCGGCGCCGACTTCGCGGGTCTGATGGCGGCGCAGAACGCCTGGGTCAACTATTACGTCCAGGGCATTGGATCCGCGCCCGCCGACCAGTTCGGCGGAGTGACGATCGCAACCAGCAAATGCTCGGGAACCACCCGCGTTGCCGGTGACGTCTCGACTGCATCCAATTGGGCAAACCTCGCAGTCGGCGACGTGACGATCGCCGGTTCTGCTGCACAGACGATCGTTCCGGGCACAAACCCGGCGTCGCAGTTCACCAGCGGCACCGTCTGCGCCAACTCAGCAAACGCCAACAACACTGCTGGTGCTGCCACCTACGAGTCACCGGTTGTTTCGGGCGGCGGATACACGCTGGCCGGATCACCAAGCGTGGACGCAACACTCACGGTCAACGGTGCGAACGACCAGATCGTGTCGCGTCTCTACGACGTGGACACGACAACCGACCCGGTCAGCCAGAAGCTGATCGCGCGCGGCGTCTACCGCCCGGTCTCGGTTGGAGACGGCCCGTCACGCGAGTCGTTCCAGCTCTACCCACAGGCGTGGAAGGTCAACGACGGACACAAGCTCAAGCTCGAGTTGCTCTCCTCGGACTCGCAATACATGCGTCCGTCGCAGAATGTGACGCAGAAGCCGATCACGGTTCAGGACCTGACGCTGAACGTCCCGACCCTCGACGACGTCGGCGATGCTGACGGCGCCGTGGGCGAGCCGCAGCCAAGAACTCTTGCTGCCGGTTTCGACTTCACCGCTGACGCGTTGAACTCAGATGTGGTCGCACCGACCACGACCGACAACGTGCCCGCAACCAGCGCCACGCCGGTCAGCGTCACGTTGACGGGCTCAGACATCGGAATCTCCGGCGTCGCGGCGACCTACTACACGCTCGGCGCAGCGCCGGCCACGCCGACCAACGCCAGTGCGCTCTACAACCCGTTCAGCAAGCCAGTCCTACAGAACGGCGAGAAGATCAAGTACTTCTCGGTGGACCGCAGCGGCAACGTCGAAACGGTCAGGGAGTCGATTGCGGCATCGGTCGTTCCGGCGATTCCGGCCGTTCCGGTCGTGCCCGTCCCGGCGAAACTCTCGGTCACGGCCAAGCGCAAGGGCACTGTGAAGATCGGCAGGACGATCAGCCTGACGCTCAGCTCGAAGGCGGCCGGCGTGAAGGTCTCCAGCGTCAAGTACTCCTACAAGTGGACCGCGGGCAAGAAGACCGTCGGCAAGAAGTCGAAGCTCAAGCTCACCAAGAAGATGAAGGGCAAGAAGATCAAGGTTGTCGTCACGGCCAAACGGGCCGGTTACAAGACCGGCACCAAGACCGTCACGATCACTTCGAAGTTGAAGTAG
- a CDS encoding glycosyltransferase family 2 protein, with product MIGVVIAVRNQAQYIGEAIDSILAQTLPASQIVVVDNGSTDGTGDVARERDVEVVFGPGEGPAIARNIGARLIDTEFISFLDGDDRHTPDRNQVLLDAIGGASACQGLVREFYDPGREEELAARFAISKEPVHGSPMAMLVRRSVFEELGGLEETDGIHDLFRFMQRLGPVPEVNHIVLERRIHGANLTIVDRDEIRRQYVLSARAAIHARREADG from the coding sequence ATGATCGGCGTCGTGATCGCGGTGCGCAACCAGGCGCAGTACATCGGCGAGGCGATCGACTCGATTCTCGCGCAGACTCTGCCGGCCTCGCAGATCGTCGTCGTGGACAACGGCTCGACTGACGGCACCGGTGACGTTGCTCGCGAGCGCGACGTCGAGGTGGTGTTCGGACCGGGTGAGGGCCCGGCGATCGCGCGCAATATCGGCGCACGTCTCATCGACACAGAGTTCATCTCTTTTCTCGACGGTGACGATCGACATACCCCCGATCGCAATCAGGTGCTGCTTGACGCGATCGGCGGGGCGAGCGCTTGCCAGGGGCTTGTCCGCGAGTTCTACGACCCGGGACGTGAGGAAGAACTCGCGGCACGCTTCGCGATTTCCAAAGAGCCCGTGCACGGAAGTCCGATGGCAATGCTCGTGCGTCGTTCGGTCTTCGAAGAACTCGGCGGACTCGAAGAAACGGACGGGATTCATGATCTCTTTCGCTTCATGCAGCGCCTCGGTCCCGTGCCGGAGGTCAACCACATCGTGCTCGAGCGCCGCATCCATGGAGCGAACTTGACGATCGTCGATCGCGATGAGATTCGGCGGCAGTACGTGCTGTCGGCGCGCGCCGCAATCCATGCCAGACGTGAGGCCGACGGTTGA
- a CDS encoding ABC-F family ATP-binding cassette domain-containing protein, producing MSAAPRNLVNLKDASKEYASRPILTDVTLGLNAGERIGLVGRNGQGKSTLLRLISGDETPDRGSVTRTSGLTLALLDQRDDFDPGHTVANVLIGGRAEHEWAGSSKFRNVLDGLLGGVDLTRFPEGLETPVGTLSGGERRRVALARTLIDDPELLLLDEPTNHLDVEGVDWLARHLSARNGTLLVVTHDRWFLDAVVEQTWEVESEAVHQYEGGYAAYVLARAERDRQESAQETRRQALIRKELAWLRRGPPARTVKAKFRVDAANELIADEPPPRNDVELLKFATARLGNRVIDAINVTAGYDGAPPLFEEVTWRLGPGERSALVGVNGAGKTTLLKLMAGEFPPQKGSVKQGLTIRTAQLGQHAEQLNEDRSVLESLEDAKLVSNLSDGTEITAGMLCDRFGFRGGRGRTPVKKLSGGERRRLQLMRLMMREPNVLLLDEPTNDLDIDTLTALEDLLDSWPGTLIVVSHDRYFVERVTDNVYGLMGDGGLRHLPGGIDQYVKERRAAGSEGEADWAPGGGSSELTPGARMKADRKEVKRIEKEMRRVERELEKVATREVELHEALTVHASDFEQLAPLQGELNELIERKDSLELEWLELSDEL from the coding sequence ATGTCAGCAGCCCCACGAAATCTCGTCAACCTCAAAGACGCCTCGAAGGAGTACGCCAGTCGGCCGATCCTCACTGACGTCACGCTCGGCCTGAACGCGGGGGAGCGCATCGGGCTTGTCGGACGCAACGGTCAGGGCAAGTCCACTCTGCTGCGACTGATCTCTGGCGACGAGACTCCCGACCGCGGCAGCGTCACCCGCACATCTGGTCTCACACTCGCGCTGCTCGACCAGCGGGACGACTTCGATCCCGGGCACACAGTCGCGAACGTGCTGATCGGCGGTCGTGCAGAACACGAATGGGCAGGCAGCTCGAAGTTCCGCAACGTGCTCGACGGTCTGCTCGGCGGGGTGGACCTGACGCGGTTTCCCGAAGGACTTGAAACTCCGGTCGGCACGCTCTCTGGCGGCGAGCGCAGGCGCGTTGCGCTTGCCCGCACACTGATCGATGACCCCGAGCTGCTGTTGCTCGACGAACCGACAAACCACCTGGACGTCGAGGGTGTGGACTGGCTCGCGCGCCACCTCTCCGCTCGCAACGGAACGCTTCTGGTCGTGACCCACGATCGCTGGTTTCTCGATGCTGTCGTTGAGCAGACCTGGGAGGTCGAAAGCGAAGCGGTCCATCAGTACGAGGGCGGATACGCAGCGTACGTTCTGGCTCGCGCCGAGCGCGATCGCCAGGAGTCCGCGCAGGAGACTCGCCGCCAAGCGCTGATTCGCAAGGAGCTCGCGTGGCTCCGACGCGGCCCGCCGGCACGCACCGTCAAGGCCAAGTTTCGCGTCGACGCCGCGAACGAGCTGATCGCCGACGAGCCTCCGCCGCGCAACGATGTCGAGCTGTTGAAATTCGCGACCGCGCGCCTGGGCAACCGGGTGATCGACGCGATCAACGTCACCGCCGGATATGACGGCGCGCCGCCGCTGTTCGAAGAAGTCACCTGGCGGCTTGGCCCCGGCGAGCGCAGCGCGTTGGTGGGGGTGAACGGCGCGGGCAAGACGACGCTGCTCAAGCTGATGGCCGGAGAATTTCCGCCCCAGAAGGGTTCGGTGAAGCAGGGCCTGACGATCCGGACCGCCCAGCTCGGCCAACACGCCGAGCAGCTGAACGAAGATCGCAGCGTGCTCGAATCCCTCGAGGACGCAAAGCTCGTCTCCAATCTCTCCGACGGAACCGAGATCACCGCCGGAATGCTCTGCGACCGCTTCGGCTTTCGCGGAGGTCGCGGAAGGACGCCGGTCAAGAAGCTCTCGGGCGGCGAACGCCGCAGGCTGCAACTGATGAGGCTGATGATGCGCGAGCCGAATGTGCTGCTGCTCGACGAGCCGACCAACGACCTCGACATCGACACGCTCACGGCGCTCGAAGATCTGCTCGACAGTTGGCCCGGCACGCTGATCGTGGTCAGCCACGATCGCTACTTCGTAGAGCGCGTGACCGACAACGTCTATGGGCTGATGGGGGATGGCGGGCTGCGCCACCTACCCGGCGGGATCGATCAATACGTCAAGGAGCGCCGTGCGGCCGGGTCTGAGGGCGAAGCCGACTGGGCGCCAGGTGGCGGCTCGAGCGAGCTCACACCGGGTGCCCGGATGAAGGCCGACCGCAAAGAGGTCAAACGGATCGAGAAGGAGATGCGGCGCGTCGAGCGCGAACTCGAAAAGGTCGCCACCCGCGAGGTCGAACTGCACGAGGCGCTGACCGTGCACGCCTCGGACTTCGAGCAGCTCGCACCGCTGCAGGGCGAGCTGAACGAGCTGATCGAGCGCAAAGACTCGCTCGAGCTGGAGTGGCTGGAGCTGTCAGACGAGCTTTGA
- a CDS encoding PaaI family thioesterase, translated as MNQTYEEIVADVLELPLHRAVGIELIDSNDPARGIFVDTAERNINPLGSLHGGVVPLLLDVASYLAAAELFEPGANAVTASNSVSLLRPVRKSQRVNVTAEVDRLGRNAFFLTARATCGDQLVATGQIVKAVIQVEAEEGAVEASEVSATG; from the coding sequence ATGAACCAAACTTATGAAGAGATCGTCGCGGACGTGCTTGAACTTCCGCTGCATCGCGCGGTCGGGATTGAACTGATCGACTCCAACGACCCGGCGCGGGGCATCTTCGTCGACACTGCCGAGCGAAACATCAATCCGCTTGGCTCGCTGCACGGCGGCGTCGTGCCGCTCCTGCTCGACGTCGCGAGCTACCTCGCCGCCGCTGAACTTTTCGAACCCGGCGCCAACGCCGTCACCGCGAGCAACAGTGTTTCGCTTCTGCGCCCGGTGCGCAAAAGCCAGCGCGTCAACGTGACTGCAGAGGTCGACCGCCTTGGGCGCAACGCCTTCTTCCTCACGGCGCGGGCGACTTGTGGCGACCAGCTCGTCGCAACCGGTCAGATCGTCAAGGCCGTCATTCAGGTCGAGGCCGAAGAAGGAGCCGTTGAAGCATCAGAGGTCTCGGCCACCGGCTAG